The stretch of DNA TCGGTCGGCAAATGTTCCCGACCGACCGTGGGCCGCCAACTGGCCACCCAAAATATCAGTGCGCGCGCGCACCTGCGAAACTTAGCGCGAAGCCCATCCAAAATTTTCATGCCGCGCCACCACAGCCCACCTCCTAAAACATCATCCGCTCAAGAGGAAAAAAAAACACAACACCGCTATCTCTCTGTCCTCTCTCCCTTATCTGTTTCTCTTCCGATctgagcggcggcggcgacgctcGCATCCGGCGACGGTTCCACCACTCCGCCCATCTCTTCCTCCCACCACTCCGTCCATCTCTTCCTCCCACCACTCCATCACCATCCCCACATCGCTACTGATTTCCCATGTTGAGGTGGTCCTGCGGCGCCGATGCCCTCACCCAGCTGCCGGTGGCGGCGCTTTTTGTTCGTGCCCAAGCGCTCGGTGAGGTCACCTCTCACCTCCCTCCTATGGTGCCACCGCCCCAAGCCCCCAACCCATACGCAGCTCCCTCTTCCCCACTCCCATTGTTGCAGATCTGAGCGGGACAAGGTCCCTTCGGCCCTGGTGGTTCGGAACGAGGTGTGCGGCCTCTGCTCCCTTAACTTCTGGAGACTAGGGGCGCGGTGGCTGGTGCCCCATCTCTCTTAGCCATCCACAGCGGCAACAACATCAGtaagctctctctctctctctctctgtgtgtgtgtgtgtgtgtgcagaTTTAACCTTCAATAGCCCCAATGGCTGGTGCCCTCACCTCTCTGCATATTGATCTCTTTCAAAACAAATCTGTGCTGCTTTGATACATGGAATAAAAATGATTTTGAAGCACTAAAAGTTCAAACCCTAGCCATCGATTATTATCATTCTCTATTTATATCATGTGATTGTTAGCAGACTAAATTGGATAATGTTTTTTTGCAGGGTCAAACAAACTTTCATAGGTTTGGTGGATGTTTGGGCAATTACTCAACTACTAACAAAAGGCCACTGGATGATTTTTATACCTGCATCACATCAAGTGGATTTGGATAGGTGAGTATTTATTTTTCACATCTTAAGTTTTGTTATACTATTTgctggtttcttgcattattttTGCTTACTCTCACTTCCGATGTGTAACTGAGATTATGTCAGGTTGCTTGTTTTTTTTCTTATCTGGCTATTTTCTCATGAATGATATGCCAAATCTTATTCTTTGGGCATGCAACTGATGGAACCTAGATCAGGGGCGGAGTATGGATTTAGACATAAGGGAGGCGAGGAAGATAATAATCGTTTGAGAGACACAACACAAGAATATAGTCCCTAAAGTAGAACTGATATGATTGCATTGCAACATATGTCTGGTAATATATAAAAAAAACTACATTTCTACCGGTTGCATATCAACAGGATTGGGGTTGGAATTATCATCTACAACGGTTGCTTGTCAGGTGGATTTGCATTTTCTGTAACGTTTGAGCTAGAAGCAATGGGCTTGAAAACCAAATATGTTAGGCTGGGGAAAAATGAATATGTTTCTGCTGTATCCTTTCTCTTCATACATACTGTTTCAAACGTTAAACGAGGAGTAAAATTAGAATCCTATATTGTAATTTTACCGTCACTGTCTTCAACGGAATTGTATTAATTCACAAATATTATTTACCAGTGATGTACCTAGATTCTTTGAAGTTGATCTTGTGATGCATGATGCCGGTGCAGCACACAAGCTGGCATGGTCTTCATCGTGGATTCAATCTCCACACGAGTGGAGTGGCCTCTGCCTTGTGCCGCAGCTGCGGACGGGCAGAGGAGACGACGACGTAGGGCACACGGAGCTAGCAACCCTAGAAGCCATGATGCCCGCGAACAAAATTACCTGAAGGATAGGAAACAGACTACCTGATCTCACGGATGCATGTAGTCTTTTTTTTCTGATGCGTACAACAAGCGATCAGGGCATCAAGGGATGCTTTCTCACATTGGGCGTTTGGGCTGGAAAATTCGTGATAGGCCATTAGTGTCAAACACTAAAAGAAACCAGGTTTGCACTTTACGTATACGTACAGTTCATATCAGTACCAGGTAACGAAAACTCATAGGGGGGCGAGGCGATGGGGGGTGTCTGACCCCTGCTCGCACCCCCCGCCTCCGCCTCTGACCTAGACTTGATTATTGTTTTATCATTGTGGTAGGTGACTAGCTAAAATAAATTTTGCATAATAAATATTAGCCATTAAAGATGACCAGCTCCATGATTAATAAGTGAGGCTGCTTACTTTGTTAAGTTTGAGGATTGGTAATAAAATAGGTACTTATCCTGGAACCACTAAAATCCAAGATACATGATTTTGGTGGTTCCAGGGTAAGTACCTATTTTGTTATTTCAGCATTATACATGATTAATGCTTTGAAGGTAAGTGTAATAAACACATGATTGCTGTACATGAATCCATGATTATTTTCTTTGGGAGATACTATATTTTTCTTTGTAAGTGTAATGATTACATCCATTTATGTGCAATAACATTGCAGAATATTCGATAGAGAACTCAGCAATCAAACCTACGTACATGTTAACATGTGAGGGTGCAACCGAATAGCTGTACATGAATCTGGAACAAGAGGAAGAACCGAGGATTCTTCAAGAAGCTGCTTCTATTCGTGCACAACGGCGTCGTAGTCAGGTAAGAGGTAGATAGATCTTTTCTGGTCGCTCGTCTATACATCATCCTTTCATTAGTCATTTTTGATTAGCGGATGAAAGCACAAGCATGATTGTACTTTTCTTAGaatgaagaaaagaaataaacCATCAGACTGAGACTGACGTACATTCATACTACTATCTCGTGGTCCATTTCTGTTGCAAATAACTTCTCCCATGATTTGAACAATAATTTTTCAGGCTGAGATGGAAATTTTACGCTCACCGGATTACATTTTCACATACTAAGATAGGTTACAATTGAATGTCGAACAGTTAGTTGGACATTTTGCATCAGTCCTGATACCACTTAGAAGATAGAACAAGTCTATATCTCTGGAGATTTTCTGATGTTTTAAGTGTGTACCTAACCAATTGAATATTATAGATGCATTTGTTACTTCTACTTGACACCATTGACACTCTGAAGTTTGCAGGGTTCAATTGACACATGGTGTGTAAGCATTTGCCTATCTACCTAAAGGGTATGCTGGAGGGTTGCCAACATCAATGTGCTATGTGCTGCAGAAATGGATTTTCAAAAACCTCTAGCACATGGTGTCCTAGGAATTCCTGGATATGTCGACCTGCTAGCTCATTATCAGGTTTTGATgcatctattaatcatatgataAAAGAACCAGAACATGGATAAATTTTGTATAGTGTAGTTGTAGTATCTAGCTTGGCTGCTTTTAGAGGTCTGAGCTATAGAAGTTACCGCGGTAAATAAAGTCTAAAGTATTCTGTAAACGCCTACATATTTTTGCCCCATTATGTTTAATCTTTGGTGAGAAATACAATTACGCTCCATAAAAtgagctaatgtcggagaaggtCGCTCTCAGTTTTAGTTTAAAACCATTCGTTATGTTGCCAACTACTTTCTAAATTTTAATGCGGTCACAGTAAAGTCATCTAATGGACAGCTCCTTGTATAATTTAACTTGTTGATATTCACAGAAGCCTTCTTGTTATCAATGAATATAGTGTTCTAGAAATAAGGACACTTTAACTAGTGCTTAGTATGCCCATTTACATGGTTACCTAAACTTGAATGGAGTGCCTTTCTTAGTAGGTGTTTGGTACTAGCTTGCCTTGTGAAGTAATAGTTGTTCTCAATGCTATGCTTTATACAAATTTTTATGGTGCCATTGTCTTTATGAATGTAATCACAACTTTACATTATGTAGGAAAAATAGGCAAGGAGACGAGGAAACATGAAGACGGTGGTTTGTGTAAATGGGATATTTTGTGTAATGGTGACTGAATCGTTGGAGATGCACTTTATATATCATTTTGTAAACTCGCTGACAAAATGAACCATATTGTAATGGATGAAGTATTTACATCTGAAATTAATTAATGTGTTATTGTTTGGTTATGGTTTATTATTGTTAGGGCATGCATGTTATTGTTATGAAACATGAAACTTGATTTATATTTTGTTGGTAACGCAAATGTAAGCTATTGAGGGCTATTGGATGTTTGTGGGCAAAACGAAAAAACCATCTCATAGTCTGTCGAAGAAAGCTAATGCATGGGCCAACAAAAAGTTGGTCGGGAAAACAAACCCTGTCACACAGTCGGTCAGGAAAGCCTCCTGGAAGGCCTAATAGACTGTTGGTTGGGAAAACAAATTCTGTCAAACAGTTGGTTGGGAAAGCTTCATGGCAAGCCCAATAGACTGTTGGTCGGGAAAGGACCATGGCAGGCCCAACAGAATGTCGGTCGGGAAAAGTGCCCCATAGCCAACAAGCGACCGGTCGGCAAAGATATGTCGGTCGGGAAAGGCTTTCCCCGTCTGGACTTTCCCCAACAGACAAGATCGGTCGGCAATAGTTTTTCCCAACCGACTGTCTGTCATGGGAAGTTGTTTTTCCAACGAACCTGACTGTCGCAGATGtagtgttgtggtgtagtgaTTTAAGTCTTTAGTAACTAAATATGTGTAGGAAGCCACCAAAAGTATATGTTTAGAAACTTTGTTCGACgacgaatccaatgatatactccctccgtctcataatataagacgTTTCTTCCACCGACGTATGACAAAACGTTTCACTGGTCAAACTGAAGACCCCGCTCTCACCTTACAAACCCGAGGTAGTATACTTGAGACCTAGACTGTGTACTCAGGTAATTTTTTGTACGAAGCATGCATGCATCTAACTAAAGGGAAGGGCTCAGTTGAATAACGATCGCCTCCAGCCCCAGGCTAGATTAGATGGAACCAACAGCTCGCAGATGAGGATTGAGAGCCTTGACCTAAAAAGTGAAATGAAGATCGAAAAGAACAAAAAAACTAAATACTAGCTACTCCTACTCCAGGTCCCATATAATTGATGTGCACTCATCGAACTCAAAGTCAAGTGGTTACGCAGATTCCATGTGCAGTAACTAGCTGCTGGCATGGGCAGGTGAAAAGGCCGTACAGACACATCCAGATGGAACCGGACGAATCGGCGGTTAGTTAGAGTTGGTACACTGCCATTGTATTTTTCTTCTTTAGCCGTGGGATGCACTCCACTAGTTCTAGCTCTATTGGCTTACAATATCATAACTACTCACTGATTTATACTCTACGTACTTTGTCTTCTTGGGAATCTGTGTTATGTATGGGCAATTTGATTATTGTGATCAGTGTACAGATGCATGGTGCATGATGTGGAGTAGATAGATAGATAAACAGGTGCGATTGATGCATACTTAATACGACTATATATGTCCCTTGTACCTAGCCTTatagagttttgccagaactgaTGGGTTAGATGAATGTATGGGGTGTTTAGTTGTTGTATAAAAACGTGTGAGATGATTGAGCAATGTACATGCAGACGTGGGCGATTTTCTATTTTACTGGTACGAGTTGGATCCCTTTTCCGACTTTTATTTTTCAGATCACGATGAAATAGTGCTTTTGAGGGTGCTCATTTTAACAAGCCCTCTAATTGTGCCATGGAAAAACAGCAGACAAGGAGACCATGCGCCGCCAAAAAAAAGGTAAAGACCGGTAgttcatttttttttcttttcattttGCCAAAACCAGTGGTGTATACTTAATGCGATCCCCCTGGTGTTGCTGGTATGCCAAATGCTCTAGCAGTTGGTAGTTTTCATCAAATTGTAGTAGTAGATGTCTATGGATGCGTTTATTTCTCTTTGGTATCCCATATGCCAGTAGTAGGTATATATGTGATTGTGTTACCAGCTCTTGCTACGGTACGTTGGATTCTGATGTATGAAAGCAGAGAGAATGAAAAATCACTTCAATTTTGTTCCTATAAAAACTAGTGCAAGCTTGATGAACTGTTATGTGTTTATAGATTTAACTGGAGTCCCAAAAACATAACAAGTTGTATGAACTTTCAAACACATGTTTGATGTGCATGTACAAAAAGTAGTTCGATATTATTTCCGAGGGTGATTAGGCAAGCTCCAAGATGTCCAGGAAGATTCAAGGAAATTCCAAAACGTTTCATAATTATTTCAGCAAGCCTCGGCATGCCGCATGccgcaagtaaaagtaagtatgCCACACGTGTATCCGATTGTCATGGAAATCAAACATAAGAGATGAGTATATTACTACACATAGTGACAGTAGGATATAACCAAACGACAGGGCCTAATTTATTGCCAAATTGAAGTGTGACTAAGGTTTGTTCTAAGCTGCGGAATAACCGGACTCGTAATACACTACGTATATCTTTCCTTTTTCTCCAAATTTACATTTTTTTTTACTTTTATCTTCCTTTTTACGCAATGAAACTTGGCATAGCAGACACGCAGCCACGGTGTCAAATATTCACACAGCGCATTGCTTAAAGTGCTGGTTTCCAGAATCACAAAGCTCCTTAGTCGAGCCAACTACACTTCacaaaaagaaaaaggaaagcaTGGAAATAAATTTTAACCATGTCTTGGAAGCTAAGGGCCTTCTCTCATATTCAACAAAGCAGTGATCAACTTGGCTACCAGTATAACCTACTGTTATGATAACGATGATTAGCAAGGCATTTATTCTAATGTATCTGATTAAATACTTGCCCTTTTTCATAACACAGGTCAAAAGTCCTCTATGCTTAACTGAGTATGTTTAACATCAAGAAAAGTAGATTTCACCTACTAAAACTGTCAAGTAACATCATAGGGAAGCCAAATATAATAATGAGGAAAAACAGAGTACTTTGAAAGGGCTTTGCTTAATAATGTTCTCTTTCTACAAAAGCTTGCTTAAGCAGACCAGGGTTGGTAAAGGGAAGATCAGACAATACATTAAGGCACTCTCTAATCAACCATTCGTTGCAAAGTCCTTTATTCAGGGAACAAGTTGTAAGAAATCATTGGCCAATTACATTGGAAAATCTGTGTTGGTTAACTTCTAAGAAACATGTGGGACCTGTTCAAGATTTGCCTTTTACTTCTACAGTAAGCATGATTGGTGTGGAGTTGAGAGTTGATTGCAGGAGGAAATGGGGGGGGGATAGGAAACAATTATGACTCAGGATCCTCCTAACAGCAGAAGTCAAATGAGCAGGCACTCTTATATCGCTTTAGTTTCCTCCCAAGGTTTTTTAGCAGTAGGGATACatgccaaggggaggaatcccatGTTCAACATCGACACAAACAATGTAAACTGCTGCTAGATATGAACTTAAAAACTCCTAGCTCATATGAATTTTCTTTATGCTCATTCTGTCTGTGTTAGTTTAGCTAGGATATTAATttgcaaaaaagaaaagaaaaaaaaaagaagaaagaatatATGACAGTGCTAGGTCACAAATTGGTCTCCACATTTGTGTACTTTTCTTTCTAAACCAGAAAACGGTTCCCACACACACACGTAGCATAAGCATACCTGCAAGTCATATGCAAAGTCCCTGAAACTCTGACTCTCTGGCAGTAACAACCACGCTGTTGTTTTCTTCAAGAAACGGCCACTGCTATGTGCTGTGCAGAGAAACAAGGCTGCTGGGCCCAGTGACAAAACTTAGGAACAGTTGAAAGTACTTCCAGGAACCTGCTCCCGGCATCAATCAATGTAGGCCATGCAAGTACCTAACGCAGATTCATCACGCATCCTGTGCCTCCAAAGTTGGTGCAATATCGCACATCCCCTTTGACCTGATCGGCATCCATGCACGTGTGTTAGCTAGGGAAATAAGCCCCAGGCTGTACAGAAGGCAACATGTCACACACGTTCTCTCGCCTTGGCCATTAGATGAGCCATCGAAAAGTTTCAGTAAGGTGAGAAAAGTCACCTAATTCAGCATGATTCTACGATAAGACACAACAATAATGTCCTAATGATCTTAGACATTACCCTTCATCTAGAAAACCTGTATTTCTTTTAAGGCACCACGCTGCTGTAGCGGCATACTTTTATCCACAAAGGCATGGGATACGAATCCCTGTTCCCATGATGACCAATATAAAAAAACATCCCTGCATACAGTGTTAGCGTTAATCAATACCTTCTTACCTGTAACGATACTTATGTATAACAAAAGTACCAGTATTAATTAGGAAGCAAACCTCTCGCTTTTGGTTACGCCATTTTGTGTACTTTGGCAGCTTGGTTTCACATATGATATATGATGTATTGCCATGTGTATGGAGAGGTTCCTAGAGACTTACGGTTTGTTAGGGGTGGGCCTACCGTGATACAGAAGGTTAAAGTGAGACATCAGACCGATTACTGATCTATTGTAAGATTGTACATGCCTTGGTAAGGTAATTCAAACCAGTCACTGTAACATTCCGATTCAATCACTGTAACATTCCAACTCACGAAGGGTGAAACTAAAAAAAAGGCAGCCTGGTGCACATAGCTCCCGTTTACGCAGGGtccggggaagggtccgatcacttCGGGTCTTTTGTACGCAGCATTTCCCTACATTTCTGCAAGAGGCTGTTTTCAAGATTCGAACCCGTGACCTCATGGTCACAAGGCAACAGCTTTACCTCCAAGGCATGGTCACGAAGGGTGAAATTACATGATCACAaatttatgtgattagttcacaaaGCTATTGTGTATGGATATGTTTGTTGAAGACATTCTGTACTCGCAACTTTGCAGAACTTTCATAGGAATGGTTGTTCTTCAAGTGGTGATGGCAATATTGATGTTTCATCAGTGTTACAGTGTGCATTTGTATTTGACTCGTTGATAAAATATTTACTGAGTTTAAACTTTTCTAAGAATCTCCATCTACACTTGTCTACCAAATCACCAAAGCTTAAAGTTTGAGTAACTACAACACTAGAAATGAAGACCGAAACATGACATAGGGCATATCACCTTTGGAAGAAAATCAGATGATTTAAACCTTGGagttactccctccattcctaaatataagtcgagattccaatatagactacatacagagtaaaatgagtgaatctacactctaaagtaGGTGaggtctatatacatccgtatgtagtttgtattgaaatctctaaaaggacttatatttcggaacggagggagtacttgatAGAAGAGTTATTGTCGAAGCAGTTGACAATGCCTGGTAGCTCACTTATTTTATACGCATCGTCTAACAACCCAGCTGCCCTGCAGCATCTCACAGTTCTTTCCCAGAAACCACCCTTCTTTCTCTTCCCTACATGCGCCTCATCCTCCTACTATATAAACCACCCCATTCTGCACCTCATAACCCACAAGAAGAGAAGTAGAAACAAACAAATAACAAGTCTCTTCTATTACTTGTAACAAAGTGCAGCTAAGGACACTTACATGGCGACTTCCATGAGTTGCCTGCTGGTGCTATGCCTTGTCTGTCCCCTCCTTGCTGGTGTCGTACGTGCCAACCCATGGTACGGCTTGTTCCCACAGTTTTACGATCACTCTTGCCCGAAGGCAAAGGAGATTGTGCAATCCATCGTGGCGCAGGCTGTTGCCCAGGAGACCAGGATGGCAGCATCCTTGGTCAGGCTGCATTTCCATGACTGCTTTGTCAAGGTCTCCGTTTCATCTTTCCTGTAGTATCCTTTACATTTTTCTACACCGCTACAATGATACTTGCTGAACATGGTTCCTGCAATGTAGTACAGAAAATTACTATTTCATTGTGAGTCTGTGACTAATAGTAATAGGATAAGCTATGCATTTTATTTCTAATCTTACAGCAGTTCCAATGCTCAACTAAATGCCTAAAGTGTTATTTTTGCTATATTTGTCCTTCATATGGGGaaccttgtcctcaggaacatgGAAGAATCTGTAGTTCCTAGGCTAAACTTTTAGTTTTACCAATGATAAGATAGCCTGCCTACAATGCCATACGACCACTACTTATTGTCTTGATGACATGATCGAGTCCGTACCATGATTGCTTTTCCCTGAAAAGATGGCGATTGCTTAATTCAAGTGCACAATAATTGGCACTCTCCATGCAATGCTCATCCTTCACAAAATGCATGTACCTGATCCAATGAAACTACTATTTCGTTGCATGTGCCGAATCTGTATAGTACCAGCAACTTTTTCTGACTTTTTTTTCCTTCTGTGCATAGGGGTGCGACGCATCCGTGCTACTGGACAACAGCAGCAGCATAGTCAGCGAGAAGGGGTCCAACCCCAATCTGAACTCCCTCCGGGGGTTCGAGGTCGTCGACCAGATCAAGGTCGCCCTTGAGACAGCCTGCCCCGGTACTGTCTCCTGTGCCGATATCCTCGCCCTCGCCGCCCGTGACTCTACTGTCCTTGTATGTGCACACCAAAACTAATTCTTTCCCAGATAGCACGAGTTAAACAATGCAGCCAGTATTAGTGATTCTTTGGGACCCAAATCAACCTGCAGGTTGGTGGCCCTTACTGGGACGTGCCACTCGGCCGCAGGGACTCTCTGGGTGCAAGCATCCAGGGATCAAACAATGACATCCCTGCCCCCAACAACACCCtacccaccatcatcaccaagtTCAATCGCCTCGGTCTCAACATCGTCGATGTCGTCGCCCTCTCAGGTGGCCACACCATCGGCTTGTCCCGCTGCACCAGCTTCCGGCAGAGGCTGTACAACCAGTCGGGCAACGGCCTGGCCGACAGCACACTGGATATGTCCTACGCTGCGCAACTAAGGCAGGGGTGCCCCCGCTCCGGTGGCGACAACAATCTCTTCCCACTCGACGTCGTCAGCTCGACCAAGTTTGACAACTTCTACTTCAAGAACATCCTTGCCGGTAGGGGTCTCCTCAGCTCTGACGAGGTCCTGCTTACCAAGAGCGCGGAAACAGCAGCACTTGTGAAGGCGTACGCGAATGATGTGCATCTCTTCTTCCAGCACTTTGCACAGTCAATGGTGAACATGGGCAACATCATGCCACTGACCGGGTCACAGGGGGAGATCAGGAAAGACTGCAGGAGGCTCAACAACTATCACTGAGTTGCTGAAGCTCCTGTAAGTGCTGAATTGTGTGTGAAGTTGGTGCCATATTTTGTTTGAATAAGCAAGTGTGGTTGTAATTTTCGAAATCGCTTGATCATTTGTGTCATGTAATTGCATTATGAAATGTGTGTAATAATAATTCAATATATAAGATGAGTTCACTTGTTTGATAAGCTGGTTATTTGACATAACTTACCAAGTTCTGACTTCCAAATTTCACTCATGGTAGACATCCACCTATTGTTCAACAGCTCTCGTGGTACTCCAGTTGTGCTGACTTCAAGATTTATCATCTGTCAAAATAAAATGGATCAAAAAGAATTAGTCTTTCAAGATACATATAAATTATTGATTCAATCTTGTTATGCCTCCAAGAAATATCTCGGACGGTTATGGAACCACTAAAACTAAATATGACTTGACCAAGTTTGCGCTGATGACCACTAGGATACACCACATCGTATTGCTGTGCCATACTAGGTTCATAAAACAAGTAAACCTCCTAATTTCTAAATGAAGAAAATCAGGTACATGTGATTCTTTTCAGCACAAGTTGTGCAGCTGTGTTATCTTTTGATGACAGCTGGAGAAAGCAGGATGCCAATCAAATTGGAACAAGAGCAAGTGAGGAGAAGTGCCCAAAAAAGAGGAGTCCAGTCACCTGCCTTGCTCATCGGAAGAGCAAGCAAGGAATTATCACACAGTAAACTAGTCGTGCCAAGTTTCACCATAGTAATCAGAGATGCAAATCATGATTGCAAAAATAAATTCAAGGATCTGTGATGTTGATATTTCATCAAACAGATAGGTATAGGGCAACTTGCATTGCAAACCCTCAGTTCATGCTTTCATACTACACTAGTACTGTTAGAACTCATGGACGAGAGGTGTAATCATTACCGCACAGGATACTTGGTTCCAGCAGAGAGGAATTTATTTGTAGGCTCTGTGCTTGAAGTCACTCATTAGCTGAGAACCACCAGCTCAACATCCAGAGAAGCTGGGAGCAAACTAAGGCATTTCATAAACTGGTTGCTTCAGGGAATTAGTTTTTTGAGCTTCTTGTGTCAGGGTTCACGATATTTCTTTACAACACCCAAAATGACACGTAGGTTTCTTGAAAATCATTTTTTAATCATGTTTATCTGAAACCAGTAAGTTCCCAGATAGTTGTGGCTAACCTCACCCAATTGAATTAGAAGTTTTTTGAAAGAGTAAAAACCATCTAATAAACGGCCGCATAAATCTAAGTATAGAGCAAGGGTGATTGTGTTCAGTTGATATGTACAAGGTGCCATTTCCAGAAATTTGTAGAGGGGCAAATGGAAAGGTAGACTAGCCGCTTTAACATGTATTTACAGAATCTGTATGTGAAGCAGGAGACAAGTGCATCATTACATTGTCAAAGATTTCGAAGGAAATATATCCGAATAGGGCTAGAAAGTGAAAATAACAAGACAATGAGGGAACAAAGAGCATATAGTTAAACTAATTACCTGCAGGTCCATTGCTCTTACAAGCTTTCTATTTGCACCATTTTCTCTCGCGTGGTGTTATTTTATCACCAAGCCCTGGTAGCTCTACTAGTAGTTTACTACCCTCAGTTGATCTGATTAGTCGTTTAAGTGCATTTCTTGCGCAAAGAACTGCCACTGGTTTCCTCCTTTCTCATGCCCTCCCAGTGTACAAGATCTTCTGTTGCCAACTGCCAGGATGGTCAATGATGTCAACAAATATTTGCTTCACCTACAAAACACAGAATGCATATTAACAAAATTCTCAAGGATGCATTATGAAGCCTCGGTTATATCTGCAAGAACATGGTGTACTTACGAGAGTAGCTTTGCTTACAGAAGATGATACAATGGGCCAGAAGAACTTCCCTAACAGATTGCACCGGTCACCAAACTTAACCAGAATTCTGAATCATTGCTTCAATTGCCTTATTGGCCTTAACCAGCTCCCCTTTTGAGCAAAGGGAAGCAATAGCAGGATAATATGTGTCAAAGTCGTCATAGAAAGACTTCCCTAGCAAATTGCCATTGTCAATATCAGTATTATCAGTTGTTGTGCATAAACTATCAGTTCTCTCTGTCATGGGTTGCAATGTGCCTCGGGAACTTCCGTGGAGGCAATTGCTAGAAACATCAAAATCGGCTGAACTTAG from Triticum urartu cultivar G1812 chromosome 3, Tu2.1, whole genome shotgun sequence encodes:
- the LOC125543626 gene encoding peroxidase 49-like; translation: MATSMSCLLVLCLVCPLLAGVVRANPWYGLFPQFYDHSCPKAKEIVQSIVAQAVAQETRMAASLVRLHFHDCFVKGCDASVLLDNSSSIVSEKGSNPNLNSLRGFEVVDQIKVALETACPGTVSCADILALAARDSTVLVGGPYWDVPLGRRDSLGASIQGSNNDIPAPNNTLPTIITKFNRLGLNIVDVVALSGGHTIGLSRCTSFRQRLYNQSGNGLADSTLDMSYAAQLRQGCPRSGGDNNLFPLDVVSSTKFDNFYFKNILAGRGLLSSDEVLLTKSAETAALVKAYANDVHLFFQHFAQSMVNMGNIMPLTGSQGEIRKDCRRLNNYH